GTAAAAATATCAGGAAGCTTCAATGTATCGGTAAATATTTCTTTTTTTGTTTTAAAGGAATTGACGAACATTAGATAAAACGGGGCAAGCCAAAGAATTGCTAGAGTCAGCCCGAGTATAGGTATTAAGAATTTCGAATTTCTTCTCATTACAATTCAACCTCCCGTTTCTTGTTTATGTAAACTTGTGTCAGTGAGATAGTAGCTACGATCAGGAAGAATATAACCGCTTTTGCCTGTGCAAATGCCATAGCATTTTCTACAAAGGCTGTATTGTAAATTTCCATCGCAACCATCTGAGTGGAATTATATGGTCCTCCACCTGTTAAGGATAGGTTTTGATCATACAGTTTAAATGAGTTTGATAGAGTTAAAAATAGACTAACTGTAAATGCTGGCATAACTAGAGGTAATGTAACGTGAAAGAAACGTTGGAATGAATTAGCACCATCTATTTGCGCCGATTCTAATAATTCTCTTGGTACACCTTCTAAGAAAGATATATAGATGACCATAACATAACCTGCTAATTGCCAACTCATCAGAATTGCCAGCGCCCAAAACCCTGTCTCTTCTGTTGCCAACCATACCTTGAGCCCTTCAACCCCTAAAATGTCTCCAATGCTTGAAAACACTTTAATAAAGATAAATTGCCAAATGAATCCTAAAATAAGCCCACCGATCAAGTTCGGCATAAAAAATATCGTTCTTAATACATGATTACCTTTAAACTTCTGCGTAACGAGTAGAGCTAATGATAATCCAAAGAAATTGATCAGGAATACAGACACAACTGTAAATTTCGTTGTAAACCATAATGAGTTTCTAAATTCTTCATCACCTATTAATGCTTTATAATGATCAAGGCCAACAAAGCTAGTGGTATAAATACCATTCCAGTCAGTAAAAGAATAATAAATCCCATACATCAATGGAAGAATGACAACAGCCACTAATGCAATTAGTACTGGAGCCAAGAACACCCAATACCACAAATTTCCTTTCCGCATCTGAAATCCTCCTTAGGTGGTGTTACATTTAAAAAAAGAGAGGAAACAAAGTCTTCACTTTGTTCCCCATTTGTCTATCATTATTTTCTAGCTTTTTCCCAAGCTTCTTGAGATTCGCTAACTAACTCTTTCCAGCTCATTTTGTCACTTAAATATTTTTGAATGTTTATACCTAGCTCTTGTTGGCCCCATCCGGTCGGATAGCCCATGAATGTCCACGATAAGGTTTTACCATTCTGAGCGTACTCATAAATATCTTTTGCTAAGGGATCCGAAATTTTGGATGTGTCGTAACCCTCATATGCAGGGATGAATTTGAAGTCTTCTAATACAGTTGTTTTACCAGTTTCAGAAGTATATAACCAATCTAAGAACGCTTTTGCTGCTTCAATTTCTTTAGCATCCTTGTTGCTGTTTACAGCCCAGTACATCGGAACTCCAACTGGCATAGAATCTTCTTTATAACCTTCAACTGGGATAGGAAGCATACCAATACCTGAGTTTGCTAACTCTTCATCAATTCCCGCAATTGAGCCATATGCCCAGTTACCTT
This Pseudalkalibacillus berkeleyi DNA region includes the following protein-coding sequences:
- a CDS encoding carbohydrate ABC transporter permease — its product is MRKGNLWYWVFLAPVLIALVAVVILPLMYGIYYSFTDWNGIYTTSFVGLDHYKALIGDEEFRNSLWFTTKFTVVSVFLINFFGLSLALLVTQKFKGNHVLRTIFFMPNLIGGLILGFIWQFIFIKVFSSIGDILGVEGLKVWLATEETGFWALAILMSWQLAGYVMVIYISFLEGVPRELLESAQIDGANSFQRFFHVTLPLVMPAFTVSLFLTLSNSFKLYDQNLSLTGGGPYNSTQMVAMEIYNTAFVENAMAFAQAKAVIFFLIVATISLTQVYINKKREVEL